One window from the genome of Nicotiana sylvestris chromosome 9, ASM39365v2, whole genome shotgun sequence encodes:
- the LOC138878634 gene encoding uncharacterized protein: protein MKAQALADHLAKNIVDDEYQPLSTYFPDEEVNSVEVTSEDTNAWKIFFDGAVNAKGVGIGAILISPTGQHYPAIAQLRFFYTNNTAEYEACIMGMNMAIDQDIEELLIMGDSNLIIRQAQSECETRDVKLIPYRQHVEDLSKRFKLVEFRYIPCFHNEMVDALATLASMLPYPGNLHIDPSEIQIRERHGYFNTVEVEPNVQPWYHDIKSFVRTK, encoded by the coding sequence atgaaagcccaggctttAGCAGATCACCTAGCTAAAAACattgttgatgatgaatatcagcctTTGAGTACTTATTTCCCGGACGAGGAGGTGAATTCAGTTGAGGTAACATCAGaggacaccaatgcttggaaaatcttctttgatggagctgtgaacgcaaaaggtgtcgggattggggcaattttgatctcacccactggtcaacacTATCCAGCCATAGCCCAGCTTCGGTTTTTCTACACAAACAACaccgccgagtatgaagcctgcattatgggtatgaatatggcaatcgaccaagatatTGAAGAACTATTGATCATGGGGGATTCAaacttgattatccgacaagctcagagTGAATGTGAAACTCGGGACgtcaagcttattccatacaggcaacatgtggaagatcttagcaagcggttcaagttagtcgagttcaggtacatcccttGTTTTCATAATGAAATGGTCGATGCACTCGCTACTTTAGCCTCGATGTTGCCGTATCCAGGCAATCTCCACATTGACCCGTCAGAAATCCAAATTcgggaaaggcatggttacttCAATACGGTTGAGGTGGAACcaaatgttcagccatggtatcatgatatcaagagtTTTGTGAGAACTAAAtaa
- the LOC138878635 gene encoding uncharacterized protein: MVIATSGKCGVATTSSQQKIMDEEQLVQDDEMPRNEVQANNEVRLDIENNVEETQNEVNPYREHIVDILKPIVPKAKAPMPRPPPPYPQRLAKKNSENQFKKFIEMMKSFSINVPLVEALEKVPGYAKFMKDLVTKKRSMNCETIKMTHQVSEIVHSIAPKLEDPGAFTISCTIGSADFAKALYDLGASINLIPYSVFKTFGIGQPRPTSMRLQMVDRTLKRPLGIIDDVLVRVDKFILPADFMILDCEVDYEVRIILGGPFLATGKALVDVEAGELTFRVGYEKVVFHVCKSMRPQNINEVCSFVDFVTDVIIDDASATINIEDTLDGVLLNLDDGEEKDGYVECVNALQRMGSYTYEPRKLSLDLENRKTPPSKPSIKEPPTLELKPLPLHIKYEFLCPCSTLSVILSSCLTNV; encoded by the coding sequence ATGGTCATTGCTACGAGTGGAAAATGTGGGGTTGCAACCACCTCAAGCCAACAGAAAATTATGGATGAGGAACAATTGGTACAAGATGATGAGATGCCAAGAAATGAAGTGCAAGCAAATAATGAGGTGAGACTTGATATTGAAAATAATGTGGAGGAGACTCAAAATGAAGTGAACCCGTATAGGGAACATATTGTTGACATACTGAAACCGAtagtgccaaaggctaaggcaccaatgccaaggcctcctcctccataccctcaaaggcttgccaaGAAAAATAGCgagaaccaattcaaaaagtttattgaaatgatgaagagtttttCTATTAATGTACCATTAGTTGAGGCCTTGGAAAAAGTGCCAGgatatgcaaagttcatgaaggacttggtgaccaAGAAGAGGTCGATGAATTGTGAGACTATAAAgatgacacatcaagtgagtgAAATTGTGCACTCAATAGCTCCTAAATTGGAAGATCCGGGTGCTTTCACAATCtcttgtaccattggaagtgccgactttgccaAAGCTTTATATGATCTTGgtgcaagtatcaacttgataccctattcggtgttcaaaactttcggaattgggcaaccaagacccacatccatgaggttacaaatggtgGATCGTACtttgaagagaccattgggtattattgatgatgtgttggttcgtGTTGACAAGTTCATCCTCCCAGCAGACTTTATGAttcttgattgtgaagtggaTTATGAGGTGCGTATTATTTTGGGtggacctttccttgctacggggaaggctcttGTTGATGTGGAAGCCGGTGAGCTCACCTTCCGGGTAGGTTATGaaaaggtggtattccatgtgtgcaaatctatgagacCACAAAATATCAATGAAGTTTGTTCATTCGTGGACTTTGTGACCGATGTGATTATTGATGATGCTAGTGCCACAATAAATATTGAGGATACTTTGGATGGCGTTTTACTTAACCTTGATGATGGTGAGGAGAAGGATGGCTATGTGGAATGTGTGAATGCTTTGCAAAGAAtggggtcgtacacttatgaACCCCGCaagttatccttggatcttgaaaaccggaaaactcCTCCATCAAAGCCCTCAATCAAGGAGCCTCCCAccttggagttaaagccattgcctcTACATATCAAGTATGAATTCCTTTGCCCTTGTTCTACTTTatcggttattctttcctcttgtttgactaacgtgtAG